From one uncultured Paludibacter sp. genomic stretch:
- a CDS encoding hypothetical protein (Evidence 5 : Unknown function), producing MIWFRGKIQTSGENTYKDEQLSAIKKTQPGELVIMIVVFSKNRKNNSGS from the coding sequence TTGATATGGTTTAGAGGCAAAATACAAACTTCGGGCGAGAATACTTACAAAGATGAGCAATTATCTGCGATTAAGAAAACTCAACCAGGCGAACTTGTAATTATGATTGTTGTTTTTTCTAAAAACAGGAAAAATAATTCCGGCTCGTAA
- a CDS encoding hypothetical protein (Evidence 5 : Unknown function), which yields MKHWYYYQRYTKIRFFLFGKFVTLVFAADKFVYEKRIYQIKHPYNYRFAFLKRGAKLYVLLKGTLTTEALNIADISSYILLLSSFHTKNNFI from the coding sequence ATGAAACATTGGTATTACTACCAGCGCTATACCAAAATACGATTTTTCCTGTTTGGCAAGTTTGTCACTTTAGTATTTGCCGCTGATAAATTTGTTTACGAGAAACGCATTTATCAAATTAAACATCCTTATAATTATCGTTTTGCGTTCTTGAAAAGAGGAGCAAAACTCTATGTTCTGCTAAAGGGTACATTGACTACCGAAGCACTCAATATTGCCGACATTAGTTCGTACATTTTGTTGTTATCTTCTTTTCACACAAAAAATAATTTTATCTGA
- a CDS encoding hypothetical protein (Evidence 5 : Unknown function): protein MALDKMIFKVILSMKRLLKDVEWVEDERYVTVAGNTESSINRNIQTQSSTIISQIHFSEV, encoded by the coding sequence ATGGCATTAGATAAAATGATTTTCAAGGTAATTCTTTCGATGAAACGTCTGTTAAAAGACGTGGAATGGGTAGAAGACGAACGCTATGTAACAGTAGCGGGAAATACTGAATCATCAATAAACAGAAACATACAAACTCAATCATCAACAATAATTTCGCAGATTCATTTCAGTGAAGTTTAA
- a CDS encoding Uncharacterized RNA methyltransferase BT_0643 gives MSRNKKPLPILENISITGIAAEGKAIAKINDLVIFVPYAVPGDVADLQVTKKKSSFMEARVINFRKYAENRQEAFCRHFGICGGCKWQLLPYTEQLKYKQLEVENNLKRIGKVELPEVSPILASKKTEFYRNKLEFTFSNRRWRTTEEINSNKEFDTMNAVGFHIPGMFDKVLDIEKCWLQDDIQNQIRNEIRNYALKHHLEFFDLKNQEGFLRTMLVRTTSTGELMVIMVFFREDKKEREALLKHIANKFPQITSLLYVINSKANDTITDQEIQTYKGKDYIIEEMEELKFKIGPKSFYQTNSEQAYELYKVARNFAQLTGNELVYDLYTGTGTIANFIAKDAKKVIGVEYVPEAIEDAKVNSSLNDIENTLFFAGDMKNILNEEFVKTHGKPDVIITDPPRAGMHNDVVKAILFAEPEKIVYVSCNSATQARDLNLLDEKYKVTAVQPVDMFPHTHHVENVVQLMKR, from the coding sequence ATGTCTCGAAACAAAAAACCACTTCCTATTCTCGAAAATATATCCATTACAGGAATAGCTGCCGAAGGTAAAGCTATTGCTAAAATAAACGATTTAGTAATATTTGTACCTTATGCAGTGCCGGGCGATGTTGCAGATTTACAGGTTACTAAAAAGAAAAGCAGCTTTATGGAGGCTCGTGTTATAAATTTTCGGAAATATGCAGAAAACAGGCAAGAAGCTTTTTGTCGGCATTTTGGAATTTGTGGCGGCTGTAAATGGCAATTACTTCCTTATACCGAACAACTAAAATATAAACAATTAGAAGTAGAAAACAATCTTAAACGAATAGGGAAAGTGGAATTACCTGAAGTTTCTCCGATTTTAGCGAGTAAAAAAACAGAGTTTTATCGAAATAAACTGGAATTTACATTCTCAAATCGTCGGTGGCGGACAACTGAAGAAATTAACTCAAACAAAGAATTCGATACAATGAACGCCGTTGGTTTTCATATTCCGGGAATGTTTGATAAAGTGCTGGACATTGAAAAATGTTGGTTGCAAGACGATATTCAAAATCAAATCCGTAATGAAATTCGTAATTATGCATTAAAACATCATTTAGAATTTTTCGATTTAAAAAATCAGGAAGGTTTTTTACGCACAATGTTAGTTCGTACGACTTCCACAGGCGAACTTATGGTGATTATGGTATTTTTTCGTGAAGACAAAAAAGAACGGGAAGCATTGTTGAAACATATTGCAAATAAATTTCCACAAATTACTTCATTATTGTACGTTATCAACTCCAAAGCTAACGATACAATTACTGATCAAGAAATTCAGACCTACAAAGGAAAAGATTATATTATTGAAGAGATGGAAGAATTAAAGTTCAAAATAGGACCGAAGTCATTTTATCAAACCAACTCAGAACAAGCGTATGAATTATATAAAGTAGCACGAAATTTTGCACAGCTTACCGGAAATGAATTAGTTTATGATTTATATACCGGCACTGGAACTATTGCCAATTTTATCGCAAAAGACGCTAAAAAAGTAATTGGAGTTGAATATGTTCCTGAAGCTATTGAAGATGCAAAAGTAAATTCTTCATTAAATGATATTGAAAACACACTTTTCTTTGCCGGCGATATGAAAAATATTTTGAACGAAGAATTTGTCAAAACACACGGAAAACCCGATGTTATAATTACCGATCCGCCTCGAGCAGGTATGCATAACGATGTGGTAAAAGCCATTCTTTTTGCTGAACCGGAGAAAATTGTGTATGTAAGTTGCAATTCAGCCACACAAGCGCGTGATTTGAACTTACTGGATGAAAAATACAAAGTTACTGCTGTGCAGCCTGTAGATATGTTTCCGCACACGCACCACGTAGAAAATGTAGTGCAATTGATGAAACGCTAA
- a CDS encoding hypothetical protein (Evidence 5 : Unknown function) has product MKLHNVVDFELLKFVSDTELYLHNLFGEEERNKVEGTFI; this is encoded by the coding sequence ATGAAACTACATAACGTAGTCGATTTTGAATTGTTGAAGTTTGTTTCGGATACGGAATTATATCTCCACAATCTTTTCGGAGAGGAGGAACGTAATAAAGTAGAAGGAACGTTTATCTAA
- a CDS encoding hypothetical protein (Evidence 5 : Unknown function) produces the protein MFTAKKISKNKISVDFRGTHQMICYFKILFPKKILPLHFNVKSYVSKQKTTSYSRKYIHYRNSCRR, from the coding sequence TTGTTTACCGCAAAAAAAATTTCAAAAAATAAAATTTCGGTTGATTTTAGAGGAACTCATCAGATGATATGTTATTTTAAAATACTTTTTCCTAAAAAAATTCTACCTTTGCATTTTAATGTAAAAAGTTATGTCTCGAAACAAAAAACCACTTCCTATTCTCGAAAATATATCCATTACAGGAATAGCTGCCGAAGGTAA